In Bactrocera oleae isolate idBacOlea1 chromosome 3, idBacOlea1, whole genome shotgun sequence, a genomic segment contains:
- the LOC106627126 gene encoding DNA damage-regulated autophagy modulator protein 1 → MSYVYLVPVAVFLLFQITFLGTYIAAVLQGHVVPTVPYISDDGTYSPESCVFGQLINIGSVLLGITIYIRYRQIQQLYSHHPDLGSLLLRYNKIAVWFGMASCLGISIVGNFQETNVRIVHFTGAFCCFGCGTVYFWLQALITYLVYPIAGSKLYAHIRLGMAIACTILFIMIAITGVMSHILFKGDNPRQWYPSDGGWYFHVVSSISEWIMATIFSFYILTFTDEFRDVRLEHPELTFISYSITL, encoded by the exons atgTCCTACGTTTATTTGGTGCCGGTGGCCGTTTTTCTGTTATTCCAAATTACCTTTCTCGGAAC TTATATTGCCGCCGTACTTCAGGGTCATGTAGTGCCCACAGTGCCGTATATCAGTGACGATGGCACATACTCTCCAGAAAGCTGCGTATTTGGACAGCTTATAAATATTGGTAGTGTGCTAT TGGGCATCACTATTTACATACGTTATCGACAAATTCAACAACTTTACAGTCATCATCCCGACTTGGGATCCTTACTTTTGCGTTACAATAAGATAGCCGTCTGGTTTGGTATGGCTTCTTGTTTAGGTATAAGTATTGTTGGTAATTTCCAAGAAACAAATGTACGCATTGTTCACTTCACCGGAGCATTTTGTTGTTTCGGTTGTGGTACGGTGTACTTTTGGTTGCAAGCGTTAATTACCTATTTGGTGTATCCCATTGCGGGTTCAAAATTGTATGCACACATACGTCTGGGAATGGCTATCGCCTGTACAATACTTTTCATTATGATTGCCATTACTGGTGTTATGTCACATATTCTATTTAAAGGCGACAATCCAAGACAATG gTATCCCTCGGATGGTGGCTGGTACTTCCATGTAGTTAGTTCAATATCCGAATGGATTATGGCTACTATATTCAGCTTTTATATCCTAACTTTTACGGACGAATTTCGAGATGTCCGTCTAGAACATCCAGAACTGACGTTCATCTCCTATTCCataactttataa